From the Dermochelys coriacea isolate rDerCor1 chromosome 26, rDerCor1.pri.v4, whole genome shotgun sequence genome, one window contains:
- the PLAT gene encoding tissue-type plasminogen activator, translated as MEGKVRCLYLLMAAITTLQCQELLVRLKRGARSKATCTDRSSRQIYQQKETWLRLAGGRVEYCVCDSGWSHCHSVPVRRCAHKKCYNGGQCKQALYSPLHFICQCHQGFSGKNCEIDTEITCYEDLGATYRGTWSVTESGSECLNWNISALAQKKYNGRRADAAQLGLGNHNYCRNPDEDSKPWCHVFKGGQYTWEYCSTPACLKGEGCFSGKGIEYRGSHSITSSGATCLRWDSKTIAHKFYTAWRFNAQQLGLGSHNFCRNPDNDSRPWCHVLEAGQPKWEYCDVPVCSTCGLRQHKVAQFRIKSGLYADITSHPWQAAIFARYRRVTGEHFLCGGILINSCWVLSAAHCFQERFSVNHLKIVLGRTYRMIPEENEQQFQVKKYILHSKFDPETYDNDIALLQLKSGSEECANEMDAVRTVCLPEPGLRLPDWTECEISGYGKHEEFSPFYSERLKEGHVRLFPPSRCTSQHLNKTVTENMLCAGDTRQLDDACKGDSGGPLVCMKDNRMHLIGIISWGIGCGRKDTPGIYTNVTRYLDWIQDKMKP; from the exons ccacttgcactgACCGTTCATCCCGACAGATTTACCAGCAGAAGGAGACCTGGCTACGACTTGCAGGAGGCAGAGTAGAATATTGTGTGTGTGACAGTGGTTGGAGTCATTGCCACAGCGTGCCTGTCAGAA GATGTGCTCACAAGAAATGTTACAATGGGGGTCAGTGCAAGCAGGCATTATACTCCCCTCTGCACTTCATCTGCCAGTGCCATCAAGGCTTCTCTGGGAAAAACTGTGAGATAG ATACCGAAATCACATGTTACGAAGACCTGGGAGCAACATACAGGGGGACATGGAGCGTGACGGAGAGTGGGAGTGAGTGCTTAAACTGGAATATCAGTGCGTTGGCTCAGAAAAAGTACAATGGGCGGAGAGCAGATGCTGCTCAACTGGGACTTGGCAATCACAACTACTGCAG GAACCCAGATGAGGACTCCAAACCCTGGTGCCATGTCTTCAAAGGGGGGCAGTATACCTGGGAATACTGCAGCACACCTGCTTGCTTAAAAG GAGAGGGCTGCTTTTCTGGGAAGGGCATAGAGTACCGGGGCAGCCACAGCATTACCAGCTCTGGTGCCACCTGTCTGAGATGGGACTCCAAAACCATTGCCCACAAATTCTACACAGCTTGGAGGTTCAATGCCCAACAGCTGGGTCTTGGGAGCCACAATTTCTGCCG AAACCCTGACAATGACTCCAGGCCATGGTGCCACGTGCTGGAGGCAGGCCAGCCAAAGTGGGAATACTGTGACGTGCCTGTCTGCT CCACGTGTGGCCTACGGCAGCACAAAGTGGCCCAGTTCCGAATTAAAAGTGGCCTCTATGCAGATATCACCTCCCACCCATGGCAGGCTGCCATTTTTGCCAGGTATCGTCGAGTGACTGGGGAGCATTTTCTGTGTGGAGGAATCCTGATCAACTCCTGCTGGGTCCTGTCAGCTGCCCATTGTTTCCAGGAGAG GTTTAGTGTCAACCATCTAAAGATTGTACTGGGTAGGACCTATCGAATGATCCCTGAGGAGAATGAGCAGCAATTCCAAGTGAAGAAATACATCCTGCATAGCAAATTTGACCCAGAAACTTATGACAATGATATCG cTCTGTTACAGCTGAAGTCTGGGTCAGaagagtgtgctaatgaaatggACGCTGTCCGCACTGtctgcctcccagagccaggacttCGGCTGCCTGACTGGACGGAATGTGAGATCTCTGGCTATGGCAAGCATGAAGAAT TTTCTCCTTTCTACTCGGAGCGGCTGAAGGAAGGTCATGTCAGACTGTTTCCACCTAGTCGCTGCACATCACAGCACCTGAACAAGACAGTCACTGAGAACATGCTGTGTGCAGGGGACACCCGGCAACTGGATGATGCCTGCAAG GGAGACTCTGGAGGGCCTCTGGTCTGTATGAAGGATAATCGTATGCATCTGATTGGGATCATCAGCTGGGGAATAGGCTGTGGACGGAAAGACACACCAGGCATCTATACAAATGTGACTCGTTACCTTGACTGGATTCAGGACAAAATGAAACCCTGA